CGCATGGCGAACCAGCCCCTCGGTCTCGACCGCCGACATCTCGCCGACCGTAGCTTGCTCAGGACCCTTGCCGTCGATCAGCAGGACGTTGTGGAACTCTGCGGCGTAGTAGTCGCGGCTCTTCCAGTGGTCGTAGCCGGAGTCGCCCGCCAGGATCTCGTCCCAGGCGCTCAGGACGAAGGCCCCGGCGTCAGCATGGCTGTAGGTACCATAGCGATAGGATAGAGGCCAGGAGCCGTCCTTGCCTGCGAACCACGCCGTGACGGTGTCGTGCCCCCAGTTCTCGCGCAGGACCACGGTCTGCGACTGAGGGAAGAAGCGCGAGGCCGGCGGCATCTTGCCGGGAACCTCCTGCTCCCAAAGCGCCAGGGCGGCCGGGATCTGGAAGCCCTGGGGAGTGACGGCGTGCCAGTCGAAGGCCCAGTTGCACAGCGGGGCCAGGTCGCGCCCGTAGCGTTGGTTGGAGAGCAAGGCAAAGAAGCGGACCCCACGGCTGGACTCACAGGTCCCCCAGGGGATGAACTCGCCCTGCGCAGTCGTCTGGTAGGCGGCGAAGACCAGCCACTCCCGTAGCCGCTGATCCTCGAAGAGGTAGTGCCCGGTTGCCCGCTCGTAGGCGATGACGAAGGGGATGAACAGGCACCCCATGTACTGGCTGTAGCCGAGGCCCTCGACGAAGAGACCATCGGGGCGGAAGAACCACCAGTTCTCCTCGCGCCGCGTTTGGTACAGCGCTCGCGTCAGCCACTGCGAGGGCAAGAG
Above is a window of Armatimonadia bacterium DNA encoding:
- a CDS encoding heparinase II/III family protein; this encodes LLPSQWLTRALYQTRREENWWFFRPDGLFVEGLGYSQYMGCLFIPFVIAYERATGHYLFEDQRLREWLVFAAYQTTAQGEFIPWGTCESSRGVRFFALLSNQRYGRDLAPLCNWAFDWHAVTPQGFQIPAALALWEQEVPGKMPPASRFFPQSQTVVLRENWGHDTVTAWFAGKDGSWPLSYRYGTYSHADAGAFVLSAWDEILAGDSGYDHWKSRDYYAAEFHNVLLIDGKGPEQATVGEMSAVETEGLVRHATVTTSYQNCTLRRTLALVRGRYVVVVDRVDAQSEHDYAWQVRSNCPPGSEDTSLAGREVTWSGLDALQWRDLKLGRTQLTTVAPGFAALSLDAGRWRPISSRDEFHNQIATARWHAASTTAMFVLLPNLRDQAEVSWRALPEEGVEVSGPGWKDKLSLLKDELVLQSEGGDLDRRLAL